The genomic stretch CGGACACGCTCGTCGCGCTCGGACAGCTTGCTCAATTCCATCTTGCGCGGATGCGCTCGGTGCGTTTGCTCCCGACCATCGCGATCGGCGGCGCGGCTGGCAAAACCACTACCAAGGAACTCACCGCGGCGGCGGCGCGCACCGTCTTCGGCGACACGCTCGCGACAGTCGGCAATCTCAATAATCGCATCGGCGTTCCGATGACAATTTTCACGCTCGCCAGCGCGCATCGCGCCGCAGTGCTCGAATGCGGCACCAACTTGCGCGGCGAGATCGACGCCCTCGCGCAGATCGTCCAGCCCGATTGCGCGCTCGTGCTCAACGTCGATCTCGAGCACACCGCAGGCATCGGCACGCTCGACGACGTCGCCGACGAAGAGGCGGCGCTGTTCTCGACCACGCGGCGATGCGCGATCACGTCGTCGGAAGAACCGCTGGTGCTCGCAAGAATTCCGGCTCGTTTGCAGCGGCTCACGTTCGGCAAGTCGCCGGACTCCGATGTCAGGCTCGAAAGTCGAACTGTCGGCGCGAATGGACGCGCGAGAATCCGCATCGCGCTCGGCCCCGCGCTCTGCCGCGACGACGATGCCCGCCGTCTCGACCTCCAGATCGATCTCCTCGGCGAAACCGCCGCGCTCAACTGCGCCGCCGCGATCGCCGGCGTCGCCGCGATGCGCGGTGAACCACTGACAGCGGGCGAACTTCGCGCGATCGCCGATGCGCTGGCAGTCGTGCAACCTGTAGCTGGACGCCTCGCGACCAGCTCGATTCGCGGCATCCGCGTGATCGACGATACCTATAACTCCAACCCCCGCTCGATTCGCGCAGCGCTCGCCGCCGCGCGCGAAGTCGCCGACGGACTTGGCGCGCGCTTGGTGATCGCGATGGGCGATATGCTCGAATTGGGTGCGATGTCGCGTGAGGCGCACGAAGCGAGCGTTCGCGACGTGATCGATTTGCGGCCTGCTGCGTTTGTGGCCGTAGGTCCCGAAATGTGCGCCGCGAAGGAGGTGATCGCCGCCAGCAGTACGACGATGCTAGTCACGGCGCCGGACAGCGCCGCCGCCGCAAAATTGATCGCATCGATCGTGCGCGCGGGCGACGTCTTGCTGATCAAGGGTTCGCGCGGGATGGCGATGGAGCGCATCCTCGATTCGCTCCGCACCCCTTAGGCATTTCTACTCTTCCAGAATATCCGCGAGATGCTTCAGACTCTCCGCGTCTCCAATCGCGACCAGATGATCTCCCTCTTTCACGATCGTGCCCGGGTCTGGAATTATCGAGATCGGATCATCGCCGCGCTTCAGCGCGACCACTCGGAGCTTCGCAGTTCCGCGCTCGACTGCCTCGATCGTCTTCCCCACCGCATGACTGCCCGGCTCGATCTCAATTTCCTCCAGATCGATCTCGTCGCCATGCCCCGGCGTCGCCAGTTCGAGAAAATCCACCACCGCCGGCCGCAGAATCATCGACGCGATCCGCATCCCGCCCCGCTGATAGGCCGAGATCACCTGGTTCGCGCCCGCCGACTTGAGCCGCCGGAGTCCCGTTTCCGATTCTCCGCGCGCGTGAATCGCGATACCAGGATTTTTCTCGCGCGCCGACAGCGTGATGTACACATTGTCGGCGTCGGAATCGGTCGCCACCACGATCGCGCGCGCCGACTGTATCCCCGCCTCCTCCAGAATTTCGTCCTCCAGCGCTGACCCGTTGACGTGCAACACCTCAAGGCGCGACAACTCTTTTTCGAGCGCCGGATTCGACTCGATCACCACCACCGGCACGTCGTGCCGCTTCAGTTCCTCGGTGACCACGCGGCCGAAGCGCCCGAACCCGCAAACGATCACGTGCTTTTCCAACTGATGGATTTTTCGTTGCATCGCGCTGATCCCCAGGAAATCTCTGAGCTGACCTTCGATCACAACCTCGGCCGCCACCGCCAGCAGGTACAATCCCGTTCCGACGCCGGTGACGATCAACACCATCGTGAAGATTTGGCCCTCCGCGCTGAGCGGCTTCACTTCGCGATAGCCGACCGTCGAAATCGTAATTACCGACATGTAGAGCGCGTCGAGGAACGTCATCTCCTCGATCAAGATGTAGCCCGCGGCTCCCGCGCCCAGCAGAACTACTATCCCGGTAATCGCAAATAGGAGTCGGCGCGCCGGACTGCCTAAAAATCCGGACTGCGGCGCAGAGTCCGATCCTGCCCGCGATCGATTTGCGTTCGCTCCGCGATTTTCCTTCTGCGCCATATCCGCTTCTCGGCTAAACTCTGCCCCCGCGGCGACTTGGCATCGCGCTCGTCTGCAACCGCCGCCTCGCTCGCCGTTATACTCGCGAGCCTCGCGACAAAACGAAAGCGGCCGCCTTTCGGCAGCCGCTATCACCATTCGCTCGATCGCTCAACGCGAATCTTAACGCCGCATCGACTCGCTCTCGATCGACCGGTTCAACTCCACACGGTCCAGATCACGCAAATCGCTGGTCGGCCGCATCAAAATCCAATCGCCATCCAGTAGAACCCGTCATTCGGCTTCTGCGTCACCAGCGCTCCGCCGATCCGATCCGATCGAAACACGCCGACGGTCCGCGTCAGACTCACCACGTCGATGATCACCTTGCCGGTGTTCACCGCCGTTGAGTTCGACAGCGCCGCCATCGTCCACAGGCACGAATTGGGAAACGCCAGCGGCCACGTCACTTGATACGTCGTATTCAGATCGAGTCCGCCGCCTGGAAATTGCGACCCCCATTCGACGATCGCCGACACCGCGCCGCGATTTATGTCCGCGACCGGGATCTTCAAGTACCCGTTGCCGTCGATCGATCCCACGAAACGGGTCATGAACGACTGCAACACCTCGATACTCGCGATATTGATGTCCTGGCGCTGCTTCAGAAATGACGTCCGGTTGGCCAGTTGCTGATGCGGCTGGTTCGCGATGCCGATTCCGTCGAAGCCCGCGTCGATCGCCGCGCCCTCGACCGGATCGGTCGCCTGAATCTCGTACACCTCATTCGCAATGTATATTGGGGTATCGACTAGTGTAGCCATTGACTACCTCAGAAAGTCAGCGTCCAGGTGCCACTGAGACTCATGCCTGTAGTAAATAGTATTGGCGCGATAGTCTTTCGCGCGATCATCGGGGTCGGCGCCGTCGCACCCGGCAATCCAACTGCCGCACGATTCGCAAACAGTGCCAGTTCCTGAATAGTCAGTCCCAGCGCGCCCGTATCTGTTCCACTGAGCGACCAGTCGAGTGCCACCGCGCCGTTCCCGTCCAGCGTGTGGCTATCAAGCGCCTTGTAATACGCCGGCGCCGTCAGCGTGGTGTCGTTTACCATCGGCGGATTCGATCCCGATGCAAACCCGATCGCCGACGCAAACTCGCCGGCCGTATCGCCACCCAGCAATGACGCCAGCGCCGGACGGCCGGCGTACACGAACAGGTTTCGGCCTTCGTATGCCCAAACCAGCCTGCCCGCTTCGACCAGGCGGATTCTAACAATTCCAACCGGCCTTCCCATCTTAACCTCCGTGTAAAACCGCCGCGCCATTCAACGTCAGCGCTGAATCCGCGAGTATCGGTTCGTTGGCGCCATATGTAATTCCGCTGTGCCGGTAATGGCCGTCATAAAGCGGCATGATCGGACCGATCTGATCGCCGAGCGACTGTGCTCCGATCGTAATGACTAGTGCGCCATCGCGCGGCGCCGGCGCCGCGTCGAGCTGGTCCCGCGCGTCCCCATCCAGCGTGAAGCTATCGTTGGGAAGCGGCGCTTCATCCACGATTGGTGGCGGCGAAAACCAAATCGAATCGAGCCGCGAGCGCGCCGGCCTGAAGAAATCGATCGCCGCCCGCGCCAACGCGATCGCCGCCCCCTCCACTTCCTGGCCGTCCTTCAGATTGATGACCACCCGGAACACCGACCAGCCCTGGCTCGCCGGATATGCATTCCCGCCCCACGTCGCCTGCCCCTCCAGCAGATCGACGGCGGTCCATCCGAGCGCGCCAAGCGCGCGCTTGATCGCGAACGGAGTCCCGCGAAGTCGATGCAGCGGGATCGCGACCTTCAGCAAATCGCGTTGCGCCAGGTCGACCAGGCCTCCGCCTACTACAACGCCCTCGGCCTCGATCAGGTTGTCGATATCGATCAGCAGATCGATATTCGTAAGCGCATCGACGCCAACCGTAAGCGGCGCGACCAACTGCCAGAGCGGTGACAGAACGTCGAACTGCCACGCGAGAAACGGCAGCGCGCTCTCGGGCACTGAATCGATTCGATAAACTAGCAACGGCGCCAGTTCGAGCGCGCCCAGCCGCTTGATCAGCACCAGCAAGGACTGCGTGCGCAGATCGTTTATCGAAGGCGGCGAAGACAGCTCAGCCATCAGCTATGCTCCGGGCTGAAGGCCTGCGTCAGTGTAATTGCGGTGCAGTTGGCCCATTGCCCGGCCGACAACTGCGTATAGTGCGGCGCGTCCACGGTCACCTCATAGACTCCGGGCACGGACAGCGCCGCCACGATCTGGCTGGGCACGATATCGCGCTGGATCTTCGACGCCAGATCGATTGCGAACTGCTGTGCCGCTGCGCTGGCAGCGGCAATCGTCTGGGTCGGATCCGCGTCGGCATACATCGTCACCGTCGCAACCATCTGATAATCCACTTCGACCACCGCGAGCGCGTTGACCGTGTCGGTCAGCGGCCTCACCGTCTCCGCGTTGACTGCGGCCTGCACTTTTGCGAGCAGCTCGCTGCTCGCTATACCCGCCAGATTCGGCGCGGGCGCGGGCTGAATAGTCACTGGCCCGGTGAGTACATATACATTCACCGTACCTGGTACCGGACTGACTATTTGCGCATCCACGATCGACGGGTCCGCGCCCATCGCGAAGAACCGGTAAGCCGCCACCGGACCCGCCGTGCTGAACTGATTCGGCGCCTGCTGGATTCGCATCCGCAAATGCTCGTCGGTCTCCGGCGCCGAGCCGTCCGCGGTCGGCGTCACGTTGCCCACGCTCGCGATCAGCGCACTCGGATTGATCTGTACCCGCACCTGTTCCGCAAGGTACCCGTTGGCAGCTTCGCCCGGCACTGTCGCCGCCGCGCCCACCAACCCCGTGATGGCTCCTGGAGCGATCGCGAGACTCGCAGTCGTCGCGAATGTGAAGTGCCCGTCGGCGGTGCCGATCAAGGTCCCCTTCGTGATAATAAACGGTACGGTTAGCGGCCCGGTCAGCGTGAATTGTAGCGTGGTCAGCGCCGGCTGCGCCGCCAACCGCGTGACGCCGAGCAACTGGCCAAGGTAATCAATCATCGGGAATATCGCGAACGCCAGTAGATTCTGCTCGCCCGCGAATTGAATCGCGTTTCTGACTAATGATTCCCGATACGCATATAGATTAATGAGTAATCGCTCGACCTGCGCCGGTTGCAGTATTCGTCCCGACGCCGCCTCAAATTCCGCGATCATATCGGCCAGGATCTTGTTCGGATCCAGTCCGTCGGCGTCGTTAACGAACACCGGCGGCGGCAGCGACGGGATACCTGCAGCCATCTTTGATTATCCTTTCCGCATCTCCGATGCGGCCTTGCGCTACGCCGCTCCGACTACCGTAATCGTCGTGCTTTGCAGCGGCGCCGACGCATTACCTAGTCGAAGCTGCCAGTTCAGCGTGACGTCGATATGCGCACCCGACTGACCTGCTCCGTCGTTGATCGGCTGCGCCGTCACTGATACCAGCGTCACTCGCGGCTCCCACCGCGCGATTGCCGTCGTCAGTTCGCTCACGATCGCCGGCAACGCCCGATCGATCGGATGATCGAGGTAACGCCAGATGTTTGAGCCGAATGTCGGCCTCAGCGGATCGGTGCCCTGCGGCGTCGTCGCGATTATCCCCAGGCACTGCTTCACGTCGTCGATTCCTTCAACCACCTCGCCAATCGCATCGAGCTTGAGCGACCAGTCCGCCGACCGGATATCTTCCAGCGAGATTGCGCCGACCGCCATCGTCAGCCCGCCACCACATCGCTGCTGGCCGTCACGATTCTTCCGACTAGCGTGCCGCCGTCGCTGTCCTGCACCTGGACCAAATCCCCCAGTCGCGCAACGCCGGCGACTTCGCCGCTGCCAAGCTGAACCTGCCCCGCGCCCCTGATAGTCACATTGCCGCCGGTATCGATTTCGATTTGTGCCCCGCTCGACGTCAGTTGAAAGTTCGCCCCCTCGGGCAGATTGATCGACATCGAATGATTGCCGCCGTCATACTTAATCTCGGCGCCGTCGTTGAACTGAAACTCGAGCAGATGCGCGCCGCGGTCATACTCGACGCTGGTGCCGTCTCGAAACCCGAAGCGCACGACGTCGGCACTGCTCGCCGGCGGCGGGTCCTCGCTCGAATAGATCGCGCCCAGCACCGCGCCGTCTTCGTCGCGAACATCCATCAGGCAGACCACCTGCTCGCCGACATCCGGCAGCCAGTAGCTCTTGTCATTTTTGGTCTTCGCGAACACGACCGGCAGCCACCACGAGATGACGTTGTCGTAATCCGGAAATACTACTCGCACCTTTGCCAGCGCAGGATCCTGCTCACGCACAATACCAACTCGAAACGCCGGAAGCCTCGAGTACGACGGACCGGCATAGGCCGCTAAATCTTTCATCGTGTGTATCTGAGTCCTGTTTCGAGACTAACTGGATTACTCATTTCGCATTTCCGATTCTGTTCGCGGCAATTGATGTCGTATAGCCACTCGCTCGATCGATTCGATGATGCGCAGTCTCAATTTGATAAATGCCGTCCAGCGCTTTCCAACCCTCGACTAGTACATTGCTCCCCGCTACCAGCTTTGTATTCCCTGGACCCTCGATTCGCATCTCGATCGATTCCGCGTTGTGCAATTCGAGCGCGGCGAGCGCCTTCGCCGACGCCTGAACCCCGTTTTCGCACCGCCTCACGATCTTAAGAATGTCTGCACCCGGCGCCGCGTGCGTCGCAGAGGCCGTCCCCGCGATCAATTGCTTCGTCGCGGGATCGAAGTATGAAACCTGCGCGCCGCCGTAAATTCGCCGAGTCCGGTTCTTGAACGAAAATCCGATCGCATCCGCACGCGACATCGTCACCGCGGCCGGGATCGCCTTCAACGCCGCGCAAGAGTAGAAAATGAGTTGCGAACCTCGAACCGTGAAATCGTAACCGTGCTCGATTGCCAGGCGCTTCAGAAATTCAAGATCGGTCTCGAGCCGCTGCGTAATTCGCTCAAACCCGATTCCACCTTCCTCGCTCTCTGCCGCCGCGATAAATTCGAGATCGTACTTCGCCGCGATGCCTCTCGCGATTTCCGTCACTGTCTGCTTCTCGTACCCGGCGCTGTTCCGCGTCCGCATCGCCGGCGTGATATACGACGCCAGGCCGCGCAGCCGCATCGTGTCCGGCGGTCCATCAAGCTCCAGTTCGTCCAGTTGAAAGTCCCCGCAATTGAATAGCTGCTCGCCGCGATAGCCAATCTGTACGTTCATCTGATCGCCCAGAACCGGATACCACGACCCTTGCCAGCGCTGCTGATGATCCTCGACCTGGATCTCGACCTCTCCGGAAGCTGCACTCAGCCTGTCGCTATAGCTAATCGCCAGTATCATCTGAGAAGTCTCAGTTGTTATCTCGACTCCATTGTAAGTGAGTACCCACTCTGGCGAGCGAACCTCAGATTCGATGTCTATAGCCATTACGCAGAAGCAGTCTTCGATCTCCACGGCGGCAGATCGGCGCTGACTACGGTACTCTCGGGTAATATAGGCACGTCGATCGTGATGCCCGCTTCAAATACTGGTTCGATTACTACTTTTGGATTCGCTCTTATTATTGGCGCGTATAGTGTGGCTATTCCGTAGTATCTATACGCGAGCAGGTCCCATCGTTCGCCTTGAGTAGTTACATGAACGACGAACCCCGCTTGATTAGTCATCGCGCGGCGCTCCGTACTATCGCGTTCACCGCTACATCACCGGCTTGCAGCGCCGGGCCTGTCGCGCCGCTCGCCGCTCGAAGTTGCAGCAATGCCGAAACTCCCTCCGCTCCCGCCGACTTTGAATTCTCCGCCGGCGCGATCAACGGCGCCGGCGCGGCAAGGATTTCTGGTCCGTCCGTCGTGACCCACTCCTTCAGCGACAGCGTCACGTTGATCGCTATCGGCGTCCCCAACGCGCTTGATTGATGCGTTCGAAATGCCATCGAGTGAATCACGAAGAAGCCCCGAAACCCTCCGTTGCCGAACACCAACGGTAACGCGCGATGCGCCGCGGCGGTCGATCTCAGCAATGACAATTGTGCGCTCGGATCGGTGAATGACGAATGCAGCATTATCTCCAGCTTCAGCCGCTCCAGCCCGTTTCCCAGCCATTGCAGCCGCGGCCGGCCTTCCAGCACGCGATGCTCCGCGAAATCGTACTCGCGCATCGACTCGAACGTCTCCGGCGATCCGATCACTTCAAACAAAATGTCTCCCAAAACTGCGAACACTCGATGCTCCTTCAGTACTCGGTGCGCTCGCGGCGTCCGGCTTCCTGCTGCAGTTCGTCGAATAGTTGCTCGCGATGCTTTCTGAGCGCGCTTGCCACCAGGTGTTCGATGTCGCCTCGATCGCCGCCGTTGTGAATGATCACTGTCGGCGCCGAGTGAATTGAAATACCTGGCGAGGGTTCTCCTGAAGTTCGCGACTGCCGCCCGCGGGCTGGCTCCGCGAATTCCGCCCGGTTGATTCGTGGCGCCGCGACGATCGCTTTCGCTGCAACTGCCGCCGCCGTATCGAACAGCGCCGTGGGTTCGCCAACCCGTCCGATTGCCACTCGCCCGCCCGATCGATCCTCCGCCGCTGCATACGCACGCCCTCCGCTGAGACCCGATTCACGATTCGCCCACCCGCTAACCATCGCCGCCTTCATCGAGGTGCTCCGCAGCAAATGAGCCACGTCGGCTATTCGATCACTTCCACGCGCTATCGATTCCGCCATTCCCGTTTGCTTTCCGATTCGCGCCGCGTTGCCCCCCGATTGTCCCGCCGCGGCGATTTCCGACTTCGGCATGGCTCTCGATGCGGCCGCGCTCTGCCCAAGTCCGTCTCCCACCGCGATGCCTTCTTCGATCCGCTCGACGTTGCGGATACTTTCCGCTGCCATCCAGGCACGTCTCCAGCTCAGCTCCTTCGGCATCACCGCTTGTCGCTGCCCGAACAGATCGATCGCACCGTTCATCGCGGCGATACTGGCCGCGAATCTCGCCGCGACATCTGCGCCGGGAAGATTCGACACGCCACCATCAGTTTGATCCGGGTCCATTCCAGCCGCTCCGCGCGGCGAATCAGATCCGTGCGCGCTCCCCACCTCCGCGATCTTCCTGCTCGCGCTAACCACTGAAATGCCTGCGCGCAAAAGTTCGCCGAGTCGTTGCACCTCACCGAGCGCGCGTATCGAGCCCGCCCTTCGCGGATTCTCATTCATGCTTGTTCGTCGCGGCATTTGTGATCTGCTGTTCAGCTCCCGAAATCCTGTTGCCTAGTGCCGCGCCTCGAATCCTGCTCGATCGAAAGGACGCCGTTGCGAAGTCGCGACCTCCACCCGCATCGGCCGGCCCGCCAGTTCCTTGCCGTTCAACAGGCTGAGAGCCGCGTTCGCAGCTTCCTCGGTCGCCATCTCGACAAACCCGAAACCTCGCGAGCGCCCGTCCAGCCGATCGCGCACGATTTCTGCCCGCACTACGGCGCCCGCCTCGGCAAAAGCCTCGTGCAGGTCGCTGTCGCCCAGGGCAAATCCGAGATTTCCTATGAATAGCCTCATTCCCATTTTACTCACCGTTCTCGACTAGCCATTTGCACTCAAATCTAATAGTCAGTTTGAAGAACTGACTATTGATGCCCTCCGCCGCGTTCGATGCCGGCGCGTTCGTACTCAGCCATCGCATCGAGCCAGTACGACAACTCCGCAAAATCCATCTCGCTCAGTTCCCGGACCGTGAATCCGGATCGAACGAGTCCTGCGAAGCTCGCTGCGGAGGGCGCTCGAAATTTTCGCCGACTACCTCCGCCTGCAGCGCCAGCACATCGGCGAGGTCCATCTCGAGCACGTCTTCGTACACCACTTTTCGCCCGTCCACCCGCGCCAATTCCGCGATCAGCGCGAACACCACTGCGCTCGCATCGCCTCCCGCAGCCACCCGCTGCGCCCGCATCAGATCGCGTCCCAGCCCCTTGCGCACTTCCGCCCGCGCGCCGGAAGGAAGTTCGATCGCCCGGCTGCTTTCCTGATCCTGCTCCGGATCTTTGACTCGCACGCCATTCACCTTAAGGTCTTCCGTCATCGTCGTCCGCTCCCGCTATTCAGCCCGGCCGATTTTGCCTCAGCCTCCGACATGCGATCGAAAATTCGACAACTGATCGACGCCGCCGACTACGTAGATGTTGGCGAACACGTCGTACAAGTATATTTGCACGCCGCCGACGAATAGTTCGCAGTGATAGATACTGACTACTGACGTCGTCTCGACCATGTGATGCTGCCGAAAGGTCGGACTGCCCGCATCTTTGAAGACTCCCGTCATCATGTACACCACCGCGAGTTCGGCGCTGCGCCCCTGGCTGGTGTACTGCTCCAGGTTCCCGCGCGCCTGGAACAGATGCGTCTTGAAGGGACTCGCCGACATCGCCAGCGTCTCCGCATCGAAGGACGACCACTTGATGCGCGATTCCAGCTTCTCGACGCCCGCCCACAGCTCGGCGGTTCCCGCCATGCCGAGCCCCTTGTAGTCGATCATCTTGTGCTTGGGATGCGCTATCTCGATCTCTTCGGCTCGTCCCAGCAGCCCGACTCCGTCGATATATATATTTGCATTAGTCAGTGAATTGATCTGGATATTCATTTGGCTATTCCTGTCAGAGCACTCCTGCGTCCACGGTGATTGGGCTCGTTTGACCGAGATGCTCGAGCAGCGTCACGTCGATAAAGGCTTTGAACGTGATTCGCTCCGCCGGCGGCGGCGGCATCACGTCGATATCGAAGGTCAGTTGGCCTGCCGCTATTTGCGCCGGCGGATTCTCGGCCGGATCGAAACTCGCCGCACCCGCCGCCAGTGCACCGCGCTGAATCAATGACCGGATGAACGCGTTCACGCTCGCCAGGATCGCATCGATCAACGCATTCGAGATCGGCTGATCGATAAACTCCAGCATCGCCAGTTCGACCGACTCCTCGATCACGTCCATCGTCCGCCGCACCGAAATGAAATTGTCCGCCGCCGCCGCCGACGGATACGCCGCGCTGCGATTTCCCCACACCCGCAGCCCCGTCGCGAACGCATTGAACACCGTCACGATCCCGGCCGCGTTCAGGCTATTCACGTCCGACGCCGGATCCAGGATCGACGCGTAGAGCTGGATGTCGGGACCGAGAATTCCCGCCACCGGCGTGTTCGACGGCGACCACCAATATCCTTTGGCCAGGTCCCGCGCCGCCATTCCGCCCGCCACCCATTGCGAATAGGGGCCGACCGCGTTCGCATTGAGTTTCGCGATCACCGGCGCCCCCGACGAGTCGAGCGTCACTCCCGTCGGAACGATCCCAGCGTCGAAGAACGTCTCCTGCGGGAAGCACAGCATCGCCCGCTTGCTCGACGATCCGAATGCGTTTTGACTGTCGTTCCGATTCGCGATCGCCGCCGCCACCGAGGTCGATGCCGGCGAATCGATCAGCGCCATCGCGCGGATCTTGTCCGCCAGCGTGCTCATCGGCGTCGCCACATCCGCGCTTTGCGAGAATCTCGGCGCGATCAGTATCTTCGCAAAAAATCCCAGCGTGCCGTACGTCGTCTGCAGCGCCTGCAAGCCGCTATAAACGCCGCCCGTCACCGAGCCGATCACGTCCGAGTCCGTCACCTTCGAAGGATCTGCGTACCGAAACGAGACCAGTACCGTCGCGCCCGGCGCGATACTTCCGCCCGACTCGCTTGCGACCATCTTGATAATGCCGTTGATGGCATCGACCGTATAGTCAGTTCCCTCCGAGTAAGTAGTACCCGCCGGTGAACTTGTGACTACTACATTCGACACGCCCATGTGGCCGAGATTAATCACGCCTTGCGTGTTGAATGTGAATGCAGTCGCTCCGATTGAGGTGAAATGCACCGCCGGATCGAATACGTTCACCACGATCACCTGCCCCGCGCCTTGCCCCTGGATCGCCGCCAGCGCGTAGGGAATCGTGTAGCCGCGCGTCAGCGGCCCGAACTTGGCCGCGTCGATCGCCGACGAAACCAGCGTCGGCTGGTTCGGCGCCGGAATCCCTGGCTGCGATGCCACTGCCCATTCGGGCGCGGTGCCGACCAGCCCGATCACGGCTGACTTGACCACCGTTACTGGCACCGGCCCATTAGGCACTTCGATTACTTCAATACCGTGCAAAAAACTCGCTGGCATGTATCACCTGTTACCTGGTTGAGCCGACTGGCTATTCGCGCGGCGCGACTGACTATTGCTTTCTAACGCTTCTAGTTGATTGGCTGGCTATCGCC from Candidatus Binatus sp. encodes the following:
- a CDS encoding phage tail sheath subtilisin-like domain-containing protein, which produces MPASFLHGIEVIEVPNGPVPVTVVKSAVIGLVGTAPEWAVASQPGIPAPNQPTLVSSAIDAAKFGPLTRGYTIPYALAAIQGQGAGQVIVVNVFDPAVHFTSIGATAFTFNTQGVINLGHMGVSNVVVTSSPAGTTYSEGTDYTVDAINGIIKMVASESGGSIAPGATVLVSFRYADPSKVTDSDVIGSVTGGVYSGLQALQTTYGTLGFFAKILIAPRFSQSADVATPMSTLADKIRAMALIDSPASTSVAAAIANRNDSQNAFGSSSKRAMLCFPQETFFDAGIVPTGVTLDSSGAPVIAKLNANAVGPYSQWVAGGMAARDLAKGYWWSPSNTPVAGILGPDIQLYASILDPASDVNSLNAAGIVTVFNAFATGLRVWGNRSAAYPSAAAADNFISVRRTMDVIEESVELAMLEFIDQPISNALIDAILASVNAFIRSLIQRGALAAGAASFDPAENPPAQIAAGQLTFDIDVMPPPPAERITFKAFIDVTLLEHLGQTSPITVDAGVL